One segment of Panicum virgatum strain AP13 chromosome 1K, P.virgatum_v5, whole genome shotgun sequence DNA contains the following:
- the LOC120656438 gene encoding uncharacterized protein LOC120656438 has protein sequence MANVSGKKILTVAISLLAVLALLAKLMKTMPREDSSSSSKAIVSGGFGSSTATPATTGRLPFPLLTRTNYAAWAMRMKFILRTNGAWGAVDRGKKPTTEDVDEAQDQLALSIISQSVDDETLLRVTKKETAYDVWEALRSMHVGVERVREARVQSLRADLDNLKMSDAESVDDFAGKFMTLVARIRELGDAVEEKYVVKKLLRSVSTKFINVASSKVLFGDINNMAMEEAIGSLKAHEELLKGQEVRFEEQLLMARGQDSVRGRVHAQGSREGRKDKSKPCAAARPVPVTATIDGSRSLHLPLRGSLLRGPESVAFDGHGAGPYSGVSDGRVLKWNGLARRWSTYAYGPGYSAKGCTASRTRPAEVTESTCGRPLGLRFHYKSGNLYIADAYKGLMRVGPGGGKATVLANEADGVPLRFTNGVDVDQVTGEVFFTDSSMNYQRSQHDRVTATGDSTGRQKKKYPKTKSVTVLQSGITYPNGLAISADRTHLVVALTGPCKLMRYWIKGPKAGTSEPLADLPGYPDNVRADLKGGFWVALHREKMELPFGPDSHLLAVRINADGQVVQMMKGSKSVRPTEVVEREGGKLYMGSVELPYVGVVSE, from the exons ATGGCGAACGTCTCGGGGAAGAAGATTCTGACGGTGGCGATCTCGTTGCTCGCCGTCCTGGCTCTCCT agccaagtTGATGAAGACGATGCCGCGTGAAGATTCGTCATCAAGCAGCAAAGCCATCGTGAGCGGTGGCTTCGGCAGCTCGACGGCGACACCGGCGACGACAGGGAGGCTCCCGTTCCCGTTGCTAACAAGGACGAACTACGCAGCGTGGGCAATGAGGATGAAGTTCATCTTGCGAACCAACGGCGCATGGGGTGCCGTTGATCGTGGGAAGAAGCCAACAACCGAGGATGTCGATGAGGCCCAGGACCAGCTGGCCTTGTCGATCATCTCCCAGTCGGTCGACGACGAGACGCTGCTGCGAGTTACGAAGAAAGAGACCGCCTATGATGTGTGGGAGGCACTGCGCTCCATGCATGTGGGTGTCGAGCGTGTCCGGGAGGCAAGGGTCCAATCCTTGCGAGCTGATCTTGATAACCTCAAGATGAGTGATGCAGAATCTGTTGATGATTTTGCTGGTAAGTTCATGACACTAGTTGCGCGTATCCGTGAGCTTGGTGATGCAGTGGAGGAGAAGTATGTCGTGAAGAAGCTGCTGCGATCCGTCTCCACTAAGTTCATCAATGTTGCATCATCAAAGGTGCTGTTCGGCGACATCAACAATATGGCCATGGAGGAGGCCATTGGGTCATTGAAGGCCCATGAAGAGCTGCTTAAGGGACAGGAGGTCCGATTTGAAGAGCAGCTCCTCATGGCAAGAGGACAGGACTCGGTGCGTGGTCGAGTCCATGCCCAAGGGAGCCGGGAAGGACGCAAAGACAAGAGCAAG CCATGCGCCGCTGCACGCCCCGTCCCTGTAACGGCCACCATTGACGGCAGCCGGAGCCTGCACCTACCGCTCCGCGGGTCGCTGCTGCGTGGCCCGGAGAGTGTTGCGTTCGACGGCCACGGCGCGGGACCCTACAGCGGCGTCTCTGACGGCCGCGTCTTGAAGTGGAACGGGCTGGCACGCCGCTGGTCCACCTACGCGTACGGCCCGGGTTACAGCGCCAAGGGCTGCACTGCATCCAGGACTCGGCCAGCGGAAGTCACAGAGAGCACGTGCGGCCGTCCGTTGGGCCTGCGCTTCCACTACAAGTCCGGCAACCTCTACATCGCCGACGCGTACAAGGGGCTGATGCGTgtcgggccgggcggcggcaAGGCGACGGTGCTGGCCAATGAGGCCGATGGCGTGCCCCTCCGCTTCACCAATGGCGtcgacgtcgaccaggtcaccGGAGAGGTGTTCTTTACAGACAGTAGCATGAACTACCAGCGGTCGCAACACGACAGGGTCACGGCTACTGGAGACTCGACGGG ccgtcaaaaaaaaaagtatccgAAGACGAAGAGTGTCACGGTGCTGCAATCCGGTATCACGTACCCTAATGGTCTCGCTATTAGTGCTGATCGGACACACCTTGTCGTAGCACTCACCGGACCATGCAAATTGATGAGGTACTGGATCAAGGGTCCCAAGGCGGGCACGTCGGAGCCACTTGCCGATCTACCAGGCTATCCTGACAACGTTAGGGCTGACCTCAAAGGTGGATTTTGGGTAGCACTGCACCGTGAGAAGATGGAATTGCCATTTGGTCCAGACAGTCACCTTCTTGCTGTGAGGATCAATGCTGACGGACAAGTGGTCCAGATGATGAAAGGATCCAAGAGCGTAAGACCGACCGAGGTGGTGGAGA